The segment ccaatcagatggcTAGCAGCTCTGAGGCAAGGTCTCCTCTCCACATGGAGGCAGTAAGTCTGCCTCCAGCCAATCATTGTTAACTGGCTGTGTGGAAGCAACCATTCAGGcgacggggtgggggggtaggtgagTTCCCCACTGACTTGGTGGTGGGTTGGAGAATCCTGCCACAAGTTAAACTCTGTCCGTTATCACTATGTAGCTGCCTTGAATGGAATTGCTCAACTTCTCTGTGCATACTTGGTCAGTGAATGGCACATTTATCCTCTTGTTATTTAAACACTTTATCTGTACGCTTTTTATTTCCTTGCATGAAGTGCAAGAATTGattgtctttttctctctttttctcccagAACAATCAGTCTCGGATATACCAAAGAAGAAACTCTATGAAGCCATGATGTCAGGAGATGTTGGAAAGTTGATGAAGCTCCTGCAGCCACAAGATGTGGACTTGATCCTGGATGATGGCATGAGCCTCCTCCACTATGCTGTTCAACTGGGCAACGAGGAAGCTGTCCGGTTGTTGCTTTTGTACAACGCCAACCCTAACATTCCAAACAAGCGGGGCTCCACGCCACTTCACCTGGCCGCTGAGAAGAACTTAAAGATCATTGCCGAGCTGCTTCTAGGGAAAAAGGTGAATATAAACGCCAAGGATGAAGATCAGTGGACTCCACTCCACTTTGCAGCACAGAGTGGCGAAGAAACCCTTTCAAGGTTACTGTTGGACAGGAATGCTTCAACAAACGAGGTGGACTTCGAAGGCCGGACAGCACTGCATGTCGCTTGCCAACACAGCCATGAAAATGTAGTCCGTGTTCTTTTGAGCCGGGGAGCTAATGCTCAAGCCAAAGGGAAGGATAACTGGACACCTTTACATTTTGCTGCATGGCAAGGCCATCACACCATCACAAAGCTGCTTATCAAGCAGGCTGAGGCTAGTGGGGATGTGCTGACTGCCGATGGAAGAACGCCACTGCATCTAGCAGCCCAGAGGGGGCACTACAGAGCAGCTCGTATCCTTTTGGAATTCAAGAGCACTGTGAACAGGAAGACCTCGAGCCAGCAGACGCCTCTTCACCTGGCCGCTGAAGCTGGGCACACTAGCACCTCCAGGCTCCTCATCAAGCACGGCGTGGATATCAACGCACTGACGGGGGAAAGCTGGACCTCGCTTCACCTCGCCTCTAGCCGTGGTCATCTGCAGACTCTGAAAATGTTGATCGAAGAGCATGCCAATGCTGAGGTCAGGGATTCCCTTCAGAGAACAGCCCTCCACCTCGCTGCAGGTAAAGGGCACAGTGAAGTGGTAAGGGAGCTTCTCGGCAGCACAGATGATATCAACATCGCAGATGACGAAGGGCTCACACCTCTGCATCTGGCAGCAAAGTGCGGACATCTGAAATGTGTTGAGATCCTCCTTGCTCATGGCGCTGATGTTAATTTGCACAACAAAAAATTTCAGACTCCGTTAAGCCTGGCTCAAGAAACTGGCAACAGCTTAGTCATTGATGCCCTTCAGCACCTGACAGACTCGGACACAGAAATTTTGTAAGGTGGCGAAAACTGGGATTGTTGACAACGAGAAAAAACCTCGAAGCCTGCTGAGTTATTGCACAAGATTTCTTGAGGCGGAGAATTGCTGGAACTGAAGGCTTTGTTTGTTTGGTTTTcttggtttttttttaatcctctATTTAATGGAACTGCCTAGTTTAATGGGTGTGGACAGAAATTACCTGAGGAATTTCCATCAGTGTCTTGAACTTGTGTAGGAGGTGATTCCTACTTGTATTTCAAAGCTTCGAAATGTAGAGTGTGCCTCAGCATTGCTAAACCCCTCTACGTTTAATCATTAAATACCTGTTGCTCATGATAACTGCTTCGAAGACAATATTACATGGTagaatcactttttaaaaaaaacactttcaaAACGCTAATGAGCAATTGCTTGGCTATACCACTGTGTTTCATGATTTGTGCCATAAGAAACGTTACCTTCATGCCAGACAACAAAACTGTCAGATTCATTTTGTGTTTGATTTGCCTTCAGTGGAAAAAAAAACCATTGTAGACTTGATGGaacaaatgacctccttctgttctACACTATTTTATGATTATGAATAAGTGAGGAGGTTGAAACCAACCTTTTGAAGCAAAAGTGCAAAACAACGTTTGATTGGTAACCTCCCACATGCTGTGTAGCAGAGAGGCATTGAAGGATGTCATCCCTCCATTATCTCACACTTACTCTAGAGTTGTTATTTCTTAGCTGTAGCATTGTTGTGCTTGACCCTGCTATGCGGAAACTTGCTTTACTGAGTCTTAATGCAATTTGATTAAGTTTTATCTCCTTATATTGTAAGGAAATTACTTATGTGCATATGAGAAGCGATTTATATTCAATAGACCAATTCTTATGTAACAAGCAAGTTTATTGTATCTAAAGGCCTTCAATTATGAAACCTACATTATTGCCAAGGGGTCATGAATTCAAATGTCATATTTGCCAGTACTGCATTACTGACCTTGATGGCTGTGTACAATTCAGTTTCAATCTTTGCCTTTTAATGACATTTGGCATTTTTGCTTGCAAGTAATGCAATTATATATTTCATAAGTGTTAGAAAGGAAATGATATCTAAGCAGGGGCCCTGTGCAGATTTTGGCAATACCACTACCCGAGTAAAGTAGTTAGCTTGCGTTTTTCTTGGCACACCATTAGTGTACAGATACCCTTTTAAAAGAAACCTTTTCTAAAAATTGAATGAGGCAAAAAGCTCTCCGTTTTTATTTTGCATTAATGGCTCTTTAAGAGTATCTATTAGGTAGAGCAATGGGGGTTGGTACAATTGGTCCCCTTAACTCAAggaatggggagaaagcagactagGTTGTCTTGGCTGAGCCTTTCTGTGTGACCCTCACTAGGAAGTGTGGATGGACATTGAGTGGCACTGAGTGAGGACAGGGTTAGCCTTGGATATGACGCCCTCAACAGGCCCACATTTTTCTGTCCCAGGCTTTACACATAATGACTACTTGGAATGCTACATGccctgtggaactataccccagtcaCAGCATTAAGGATAAAATTTTGTGGAAGAAGGAAATGCCTCATTAAAAATGATTAGTGTTCTGCAAAAATTGAGGATGTAAGAGATTGCACTTGCATCAGTTCAGACTTCCCCAGTGGCCAGTGCGGCACAATAGATGTAAAAGTTTCAAATGCATACACAAACTTTGCCGACTCTCCAACGGCAGCTCCAGACACAGCAGGTCCGGAAAACCCCAGCCATAGT is part of the Carcharodon carcharias isolate sCarCar2 chromosome 18, sCarCar2.pri, whole genome shotgun sequence genome and harbors:
- the ripk4 gene encoding receptor-interacting serine/threonine-protein kinase 4, whose translation is MEKQEKSSWKMGLLKTFDSDEFVSWEKIGSGGFGQVYKVRHVNWKTWLAIKCPPSLHVDEKENAELLEEAKKMEMAKFRYILPVYGICKDPVGLVMEYMETGSLEKLLASEVLPWELRFRIIHETAVGMNFLHCMSPPLLHLDLKPANILLDAHHHVKISDFGLARWNGLSNTQDISMDGFCGTIAYLPPERLRQKRNSDIKHDVYSFSIVIWGILTQKKPFAAETNILHIMVKVVSGLRPDLSSIPKSRPPACKSLLKLMQRCWKEAPSDRPTFQEITSETEELSTKPQEMAQEKPQEQPLDSGQTHKANKKDPPVEVEQPVQKQQSKQVSDSEECSLSQLLSQLDLGFESAGNECPASGEMADSKKRLSGISSIDSAFSSQGSISLSFGKEAGGIEQSVSDIPKKKLYEAMMSGDVGKLMKLLQPQDVDLILDDGMSLLHYAVQLGNEEAVRLLLLYNANPNIPNKRGSTPLHLAAEKNLKIIAELLLGKKVNINAKDEDQWTPLHFAAQSGEETLSRLLLDRNASTNEVDFEGRTALHVACQHSHENVVRVLLSRGANAQAKGKDNWTPLHFAAWQGHHTITKLLIKQAEASGDVLTADGRTPLHLAAQRGHYRAARILLEFKSTVNRKTSSQQTPLHLAAEAGHTSTSRLLIKHGVDINALTGESWTSLHLASSRGHLQTLKMLIEEHANAEVRDSLQRTALHLAAGKGHSEVVRELLGSTDDINIADDEGLTPLHLAAKCGHLKCVEILLAHGADVNLHNKKFQTPLSLAQETGNSLVIDALQHLTDSDTEIL